The stretch of DNA AACCCCTGCGCAGCCGGGTTGTTGCGAAATATGAGTCACCTGTTCGAGCCGCTGAAGCTGCGCGATGTCGCCATCCCCAACCGGGTGTGGGTCTCGCCCATGTGCCAGTACTCCGCGATCGACGGCGTGCCCGGCGATTGGCACTTCGTCCACCTCGGCCAGTTCGCCACCGGCGGTGCGGGCCTGGTCATGGCCGAGGCCAGCGCGGTCGCGCCGGAAGGCCGGATCAGCCCCGCCGACGCCGGGTTGTGGAACGACGAGCAGGCCACCGCGTGGCGGCGGATCACCGACTTCCTGCACCAGCAGGGCTCGACGGCCGCCGTCCAGCTCGCGCACGCGGGACGCAAAGCTTCCACGGAGGCTCCGTGGGACGGCGGCGCGAGCGTTCCCGAATCAGCGGGCGGCTGGCGCACGATCAGCTCCACCGACGCCGCCTTCGGCGAGCTGGCCGCTCCGCGGGCGTTGACCGAGGCGGAGGTCGCGGCGCTGCCCGAGCAGTTCGCCGCCTCCGCCCGCCGCGCCGAAGCCGCCGGGTTCGACGCGGTGGAGCTGCACTTCGCGCACGGCTACCTGGCGCATCAGTTCTACTCACCGCTGATCAACGACCGCACCGACCGCTACGGCGGCGACTTCGCCGGCCGGGTGCGGGCGCCGCTGGAGATCGTGGACGCGGTGCGCGCGGTGTGGCCGCAGGAGCGGCCGCTGCTGGTGCGGATCTCCGCGACCGACTGGGTGGACGGCGGCTGGACCGGCGACGATTCGGTGCGGCTGGCGAAACTGCTGGCCGAGCGGGGTGTGGACCTCGTCGACGCCTCGACCGGCGGCGCGGTGCCGGACGCCCGGATTCCCGTCGGTGCGGGTTACCAGGTCCGGTTCGCCCGCCAGGTCCGCGCGGAGGCCGGAGTGCCGACCGGCGCGGTCGGCCTGATCACCTCGCCGGAGCAGGCCGAGGAGGTCGTCTCCTCCGGCTCGGCGGACGCGGTCCTGCTGGCGCGGGAACTGCTGCGCGACCCGCACTGGCCGTTGCACGCCGCGGACCGGCTGCACGCGGACAACATCTGGCCTCGCCAGTACGGGCGCGCCCGCCGCGCCTGACGAACCGGGGCGCCGGACCCCTCCACCCCGATGGACGGGGTGAACGTCTCCCGGCCGCGAACACGAACGTCCCGCCGGCAGTGGTGCGCCGGCGGGACGTTCGTGCGCGCGAGTCAGGCTTCGGCGAGCTGGGCCTGCCACATCCAGTGCGTCTTCTCCAGCTCCTGCGCGATGCTGATCAGCATGTCCTGGGTGACCAGGTCCGTCTTGTCGGTCTCGTCGATCCGGCCGCGCATCCGCCGGATGATCTTCTCCAGCGACTCGACGACCGCCTCGATCACGTCGCGGTCCTGGCGCCAGCCCTTCTCGAAGGTGGGCACGCCGGAACCCTCGGCGACCGTGGAGGCGCGCCCGTCCGGCGGGACGCCGAGCGAAGCGGCCCGTTCCGCGACGTCGTCGGCGAATCCGCGCGCGGCGCTGACCAGCTCGTCCAGCTGGAGGTGCACGGTGCGGAACGACCGGCCGACGACGTTCCAGTGCGCCTGCTTGGCGACCAGGTGCAGGTCGATCATGTCGAGCAGGGTGCCTTGCAGCGCCTTGCCGGTGATGTCCTGCTCCGCATCGCCCAGCGGGCTCGTGACCGGAGCCTTCGACTTGTCGCCCATGAGGTACCTCCTCGTGCTCGGGTGCGCAGTCGGTTCAGGAAACGCACCCGTGGGGTACCCGAGCGGGGCCGAAAAATCACTCGCCGGCGCGGACGGAATCGAATCAGCGGTGCCGCTGCGCGAACTCGACGACCTGTTCACCGATGGTGCGCAGGGTTTCGGCGACCTTCGCGTCGGAGCACTCGCCGTCCGGGCCGAAGCGGGTCTCGGTGGAGTTCACCGCGGCGCCCAGCGGCGTAGGCCACCCGCGCAACGCGTGCACCACCGACCGCAACGCGTGCAATGTGCTCACGGTTGCCTGCCAGCCGTAGGCGGTTCCGACGCAGCCGACGGCCCGTCCGTCCAGGTAGGGCGGATCGTCGCCGCGCAGGTCCTCGACGTAGTCCAGCGCGTTCTTCATCAGCCCGGAGATCGTGCCGTGGTAACCGGGCGAGGCCAGCACGACGCCGTCCGCGGTGCGCAACGCCCGCACCAGCTGTCCGGCCGCGGGAACGCGCTGCGGGTCCTCCGGGTCGTAGAACGGCAGCACCAGGTCGTCGCCGCCGATCGCCTGCACCTTCGCGCCGGCCGCCTGGGCGCCTGCGAGCACGACGTGCATCGCCCGCTCGGACTGCGAACCCGGTCGCATCGAGCCGCCGAGGCCCACCACGGTCACCGTCATACGTCGATCCTTCCCTCGCAGCGGCGTACCGCTGGCGGCTCGCGATTCACGCTACGACTTGCAGCCAGCTCAAGGTCAAGGTGCGAAGCGGTGTCCCCGAACACGCCTACTTGTGAGTAGCCTCGGGTTCGCGTGTTCACCGTCCGGAAGGTTCCGCCATGTCGATAGCCACCGCCGCGCTCAGCTCCGCCCCGGCCACCCGCGTGCTGGGAGCCGGGTTGCACACCGTGTTCGCGCTGCCGCGCCCGATCCGCCGGGCCATCGCGGGCACGCCGCTGCGGATGGACGGGCAAGAGCTGGCGCTGGACGCGCAACTGCTGCTGAAGATGCAGAAGCTCACCGGAAGCACCCAGCTGTCCGCGCCGACCGCGCAGCTCGCACGCGCGATGATGACCAAGTCGCACGGGATCGTGGAACGCACCGAGATCAGCGGTGTCTCGGTGGGCGACCGGCGCATCCCCACGCCTTCCGGCGAACTCGCAGCCCGGCTGTACCGGCCGCAGCACGTGCACGACCCGAGCGGGCTGCTGGTGTTCTTCCACGGCGGCGGCTGGGTCGTCGGCGACCTGGACACCCACGACGACCTGTGCCGATACCTCGCCAAGAACGCCGGAACGCGGGTGCTGTCGGTGGACTACCGGCTCGCGCCCGAGCACCCGTTCCCCGCCGCGTTCGACGACGCGATGGCGTCCTGGCGGTACGCGGTGGACAAGGCGACCGAACTCGGCACCCGGCCGGAGTGGATCGCCGTCGGCGGGGACAGCGCGGGCGGGAACCTCGCCGCGTCCGTGGCCTACCAGGCCACCCGCGAAGGCGGGACGAAACCGGCATTCCAGCTGCTGCTGTACCCGGCGGTGGACGCAACGGTCCGCAGGCGTTCCCGCGAGGTGTTCGGTGATTTGAACCTGATCCTCAGCGACGCCGACATGACCTGGTTCCTGGACCAGTACGTGCCGGAGATGGACCGGCGCGCCGACGTGCGGCTGTCGGTGCTGCTGGCCGAAGACCTCGCCGGGCTGCCGCCCGCGCACGTGGTCACCGCCGGGTTCGACCCGCTGCGGGACGAAGGCGAGGAGTACGCGCGGCGGCTCACCGAAGCCGGCGTCCCGGTCGTCGCGCGCCGGTTCGACGACCTCGTGCACGGATTCGCGAACCTGCGCCAAGCCGGGACGCGGTTCAACGAGGCGTGCAGCGAGATCGCCGGGACGCTGCGAGCCGGACTCGCGCTGGGCGAGCCGGTCGACTCCGTTCCCTGAGTCCGCGGCGGTCGAGCGGCACCTGAGCCGCCGCCGACTCCCGCGCATCACTCGTCCAGCAGGCCGCGCAGGCGGATCAGCAGATCTTCGCGGGTGTTCGCGCCGAGCCGTTGCTTCATCCGCCCGATGTGGTGCTCCACGGTCTTGGCGGAGATGAACAGCTTCTTGCCGACCTGCTTGTAGGTGAGCCCGGACAGCACCAGCTCGGCGACCTCGCGTTCGCGGCCGCTGAGCGCTCCGCCGTCCGGGCCGCCGACCGCGCGCGGCCGTCCGGGCTTGCCCTGCAGCGAACGGGCGCACTCCAGCAGCGCCAACATCGCGGGGCGGTCCGGCGTGTGCAGCGCCGCCTGCCCGGCCAGCCGGGCACCGTCCCAGGTCAGCCCGGCCGCGTGCAGCCCGCGAGCTGCTTGTTCGGTGGCTTCCCGATCCACCTCACCGGCCAGCACACCCAGCCACGCGCGGGCCGCCGCGGCCATCGCCGACGCCATCGGACTGCTGGCGGCCATGGCGTCGAGTTCGGCGGCGTGCTTGCGCGCGGCCGTCGGGTCCTCGGCGACGATCGCGGCCTGCAAGCACTTCCAGCGCAGCAGGCCCGCCCACAGCGGCGGGTCGCCGAGCTGGCGAAGCAGCGCGAACGCGGCGTCCAGGTGCGGGTCGACCCATTCCTGATCGTGCAGCCGGGCGCAGGACACGACCAGCTCGCCGAGCGGCAGCAGCCCGAACAGGTCCGCCGGGTGTTCGGCGATGGCCTGCCGCGCCCGGCCGCGCACCGCGTGCAGCGCGGCGGTGTCGTTGTCCCGGTCGGCGATGCCGGCTTCGACCGCGGTCGCCAGCAGCCGGTCGCGGGCCTGCAACGACTCCGGCGCGGGCGCGGCCTGCTCCAGCGCGGATCTTGCGCCGACGGTGTCCCCCCTGGTCATGGGGATCCACGCGGCGAGCAGCCGGTGCCGCACGGCCAGCATCGAACCGCCGCTGCCCGCTTCGATCGCGCGGTTCACGACCGAGGCCGCGACGTCCAGCTCACCGCAGTGCAGCGCCGCGAGCGTGGCGATCGCGGCCGGGGTGTCCGGCACCAGCACTCCCGGGCCGACGGGCTCGGCCAGCGAGGCCGACCGCGCCAGCATGGACAGCGCCGTGGCCGGGCTGCCGGTGATCGACTCCCGCAGGCCGTCGACCAGCTGGTCCGAGGAACCCGACAGCGAGGTCGGCGGTGCCGCCGCGTCGGTGCTCCCGTCGAGCAGCTGCTCCGCGTCGCCGAACCGCCCGATCCCGATCAGCGAAACCGCCGCGTACGCCCGGTCTCCCGGCCAGCGCAGGTGCTCGGCCGACCAGCGGCACAACTGCGCCGAGCGGGCGGGCAGCCCGCGGTGCGCGAGGACGCCTGCGGCGACCTGCACGCCCAGCGCCCGCTCCGGGGCGGAGGAGTCCACGATGACCTCGTCGGCCAGCCGCAGCGCCTCGTCGAAATCACCGGCGACGGCCGCGGCGCGGGCGCGCCGC from Saccharopolyspora sp. SCSIO 74807 encodes:
- a CDS encoding NADPH-dependent FMN reductase, which translates into the protein MTVTVVGLGGSMRPGSQSERAMHVVLAGAQAAGAKVQAIGGDDLVLPFYDPEDPQRVPAAGQLVRALRTADGVVLASPGYHGTISGLMKNALDYVEDLRGDDPPYLDGRAVGCVGTAYGWQATVSTLHALRSVVHALRGWPTPLGAAVNSTETRFGPDGECSDAKVAETLRTIGEQVVEFAQRHR
- a CDS encoding LuxR C-terminal-related transcriptional regulator, coding for MNHRTVPAPDPTTELRAARLRETITADPAAPIRTAVQGAGGHGKTTLLRELTGAYRAAGVPVADRPEEVADPASTAVLVDDAHLLDPERLPALRELAETPGARLVVAYRPWPRGAELTELLHSLGPPVLLGAFSAHDVAHLAERAYGAAPQHEWLERVLAQTGGVPRYVAAMLAGLGPNDRPEALPQRVVEQFQHDFERLDRPARDCVSAVAVGAAAHPDVLAWLLELEPDAVLRALSAVRASGLVDGSDVLLPVVRNAALLLTPIEWRLRAVRRLVRVQLDRGKPVLGLLRPFLDAHDALAADPTMAAAFEQAAEEAVRQAPALASRFFDAAVSAGTPAPTLAARRARAAAVAGDFDEALRLADEVIVDSSAPERALGVQVAAGVLAHRGLPARSAQLCRWSAEHLRWPGDRAYAAVSLIGIGRFGDAEQLLDGSTDAAAPPTSLSGSSDQLVDGLRESITGSPATALSMLARSASLAEPVGPGVLVPDTPAAIATLAALHCGELDVAASVVNRAIEAGSGGSMLAVRHRLLAAWIPMTRGDTVGARSALEQAAPAPESLQARDRLLATAVEAGIADRDNDTAALHAVRGRARQAIAEHPADLFGLLPLGELVVSCARLHDQEWVDPHLDAAFALLRQLGDPPLWAGLLRWKCLQAAIVAEDPTAARKHAAELDAMAASSPMASAMAAAARAWLGVLAGEVDREATEQAARGLHAAGLTWDGARLAGQAALHTPDRPAMLALLECARSLQGKPGRPRAVGGPDGGALSGREREVAELVLSGLTYKQVGKKLFISAKTVEHHIGRMKQRLGANTREDLLIRLRGLLDE
- a CDS encoding Dps family protein, which gives rise to MGDKSKAPVTSPLGDAEQDITGKALQGTLLDMIDLHLVAKQAHWNVVGRSFRTVHLQLDELVSAARGFADDVAERAASLGVPPDGRASTVAEGSGVPTFEKGWRQDRDVIEAVVESLEKIIRRMRGRIDETDKTDLVTQDMLISIAQELEKTHWMWQAQLAEA
- a CDS encoding NADH:flavin oxidoreductase/NADH oxidase; the encoded protein is MSHLFEPLKLRDVAIPNRVWVSPMCQYSAIDGVPGDWHFVHLGQFATGGAGLVMAEASAVAPEGRISPADAGLWNDEQATAWRRITDFLHQQGSTAAVQLAHAGRKASTEAPWDGGASVPESAGGWRTISSTDAAFGELAAPRALTEAEVAALPEQFAASARRAEAAGFDAVELHFAHGYLAHQFYSPLINDRTDRYGGDFAGRVRAPLEIVDAVRAVWPQERPLLVRISATDWVDGGWTGDDSVRLAKLLAERGVDLVDASTGGAVPDARIPVGAGYQVRFARQVRAEAGVPTGAVGLITSPEQAEEVVSSGSADAVLLARELLRDPHWPLHAADRLHADNIWPRQYGRARRA
- a CDS encoding alpha/beta hydrolase, giving the protein MSIATAALSSAPATRVLGAGLHTVFALPRPIRRAIAGTPLRMDGQELALDAQLLLKMQKLTGSTQLSAPTAQLARAMMTKSHGIVERTEISGVSVGDRRIPTPSGELAARLYRPQHVHDPSGLLVFFHGGGWVVGDLDTHDDLCRYLAKNAGTRVLSVDYRLAPEHPFPAAFDDAMASWRYAVDKATELGTRPEWIAVGGDSAGGNLAASVAYQATREGGTKPAFQLLLYPAVDATVRRRSREVFGDLNLILSDADMTWFLDQYVPEMDRRADVRLSVLLAEDLAGLPPAHVVTAGFDPLRDEGEEYARRLTEAGVPVVARRFDDLVHGFANLRQAGTRFNEACSEIAGTLRAGLALGEPVDSVP